The proteins below come from a single Roseiflexus sp. RS-1 genomic window:
- a CDS encoding ABC transporter permease subunit, translating into MRKALVILHKEWLELRGERTLLMTVIVPPLLLTILPIVALYLIGSTPDEDTSQLGAVIADPSFAGLSEPEVGQALMGKQFGLMFLIMPLLVPATIASYSIVGEKMRRTLEPLLAAPVRTWELLLGKCLASLIPSLIITWGAAAVFVLALRLIVLSDRVYQVILGGGWWILLLLGSPSLALIMVAATVAISGRVNDPRTAQQVSAVVVVPLLALFIAQLLGVVVLTPLLALIASTALAFLAILAFAGAILLFERENILTRWAS; encoded by the coding sequence ATGCGTAAAGCGCTCGTGATTCTCCACAAAGAATGGCTCGAACTGCGCGGTGAACGGACCCTCCTGATGACGGTCATCGTGCCGCCGCTGCTGCTGACCATTCTGCCGATCGTTGCGCTCTACCTCATCGGTAGCACGCCCGACGAAGATACCAGCCAGCTTGGCGCTGTCATCGCCGATCCATCATTCGCCGGTCTGTCGGAACCGGAGGTGGGTCAGGCATTGATGGGCAAACAGTTCGGGTTGATGTTTCTCATCATGCCCCTCCTCGTCCCCGCCACAATCGCGTCGTACAGCATCGTTGGCGAGAAAATGCGCCGCACCCTCGAGCCGCTCCTTGCTGCGCCGGTGCGCACCTGGGAACTGCTCCTGGGGAAATGCCTGGCGTCCCTTATTCCATCGCTGATCATCACCTGGGGCGCCGCAGCGGTCTTTGTTCTGGCACTCCGGCTGATCGTCCTCAGTGATCGCGTCTATCAGGTGATCCTGGGCGGCGGATGGTGGATCCTCCTGCTGCTCGGATCACCGTCGCTGGCGCTGATCATGGTGGCAGCCACGGTCGCTATTTCGGGTCGGGTCAACGATCCGCGCACGGCACAGCAGGTGTCGGCGGTGGTGGTTGTCCCGCTCCTGGCGCTGTTCATCGCTCAGTTGCTCGGCGTCGTGGTGCTGACACCGCTGCTGGCGCTGATTGCAAGCACAGCGCTGGCATTCCTGGCAATACTCGCCTTCGCCGGCGCAATTCTCCTCTTCGAACGTGAAAATATCTTAACCCGCTGGGCGTCCTGA
- a CDS encoding acyl-CoA synthetase, giving the protein MLIGDWLARRADLTPHKVALLDAADGLQPITFRQWNANVSRTARFLAGRFGVQRGDRVAVLAMNCVAYLDIWFACGKLGAILQNLNWRLTPVELAGLIADAEPTLLIYGPEFVDQVRALRSAVRGVALDAARRADPNDAAFDERDAFADNPFPAVDLMADDPWVICYTGGTTGLPKGAILTHGNIFFNAVNTVAGWGLRPDDVTILNAPLFHTGGLNVFTAPLAHIGGTSIVCRQFDPDQVFDLIERQGVTIYFGVPTMFLALQRHPRWETADFSRVRWMISGGAPCPPPVFETFRRRGVPFRTGYGLTEAGPNTFWLPDEDIERKAGAVGYPLPHIDLRLVNERGDLCAAGEVGELHIRGAHVCAGYWRRPVETAATIVDGWLRTGDLARRDEEGCYTIVGRLKDVIISGGENIYPAEVEAVLAGHPAVAEVALIGAPDPTWVEVGWAVVVLHEAFRQSAQDIERQLIDYCRDRLARYKIPKRVIVVDALPRTGAGKIDKRALRAMLHVEG; this is encoded by the coding sequence ATGTTGATTGGCGATTGGCTGGCGCGGCGAGCCGATCTGACGCCGCATAAGGTCGCGCTGCTGGATGCCGCCGATGGACTGCAACCGATCACCTTCCGCCAGTGGAACGCGAATGTCAGTCGTACCGCGCGGTTTCTTGCCGGGCGGTTCGGTGTGCAGCGCGGTGATCGGGTGGCAGTGCTGGCGATGAATTGCGTCGCCTATCTGGACATCTGGTTCGCCTGTGGGAAACTCGGCGCAATTCTCCAGAACCTCAACTGGCGTCTCACTCCGGTGGAACTGGCAGGATTGATCGCCGACGCCGAACCGACCTTGCTGATCTATGGACCTGAGTTCGTCGATCAGGTGCGCGCATTGCGTTCCGCAGTGCGCGGCGTCGCGCTTGACGCCGCCCGGCGCGCAGACCCCAATGATGCGGCGTTCGATGAGCGTGACGCATTCGCGGACAACCCCTTCCCCGCCGTTGATCTGATGGCGGACGATCCCTGGGTGATCTGCTACACTGGCGGCACGACCGGGCTGCCGAAAGGTGCGATCCTGACGCACGGCAACATTTTCTTCAACGCGGTCAATACTGTCGCCGGGTGGGGGTTGCGCCCTGACGATGTGACCATTCTCAACGCGCCGCTATTTCATACCGGCGGTCTGAACGTCTTCACTGCACCGCTGGCGCATATCGGCGGCACGTCGATCGTGTGCCGGCAGTTCGACCCGGATCAGGTGTTCGATCTGATCGAGCGCCAGGGGGTGACCATCTACTTTGGCGTGCCGACAATGTTTCTGGCGTTACAGCGGCATCCGCGCTGGGAGACGGCGGATTTCTCGCGGGTGCGCTGGATGATCAGCGGTGGCGCGCCGTGCCCGCCGCCGGTGTTTGAAACCTTCCGTCGGCGTGGGGTGCCGTTCCGCACCGGCTATGGGTTGACGGAAGCAGGACCGAACACCTTCTGGCTGCCCGACGAGGACATTGAACGCAAAGCTGGCGCTGTCGGGTACCCGTTGCCGCATATCGATCTGCGTCTGGTGAACGAACGCGGCGACCTGTGCGCCGCTGGCGAGGTCGGCGAGTTACACATCCGCGGCGCGCATGTCTGCGCCGGGTACTGGCGACGACCGGTTGAGACTGCGGCGACGATTGTTGACGGATGGCTGCGCACCGGCGATCTTGCCCGGCGGGACGAAGAAGGATGTTACACCATCGTCGGGCGCCTGAAGGATGTGATCATTTCGGGCGGCGAGAACATCTATCCGGCGGAAGTTGAAGCGGTGCTGGCGGGGCATCCGGCGGTGGCGGAGGTGGCGCTGATCGGAGCGCCCGATCCGACGTGGGTCGAGGTGGGGTGGGCAGTGGTTGTGTTGCACGAGGCATTCCGGCAATCGGCGCAGGACATCGAGCGGCAACTCATCGACTACTGCCGTGATCGACTGGCGCGCTACAAAATCCCGAAGCGCGTCATTGTCGTCGATGCATTGCCGCGCACCGGCGCGGGGAAGATCGATAAGCGCGCGTTGCGCGCGATGTTGCATGTCGAGGGTTGA
- a CDS encoding RNA polymerase sigma factor: MKEPLDSFLATAHDESQTSPRNHVRVHHPAAESMSETIDHILERTAGEPFDQTIDAFHADRDHEEDEALDRDFDADVESMGVDDPVRVYLREIGRVNLLTAQEEIMLAQQVERGEQASERLQKGDYAPSERLQLHRWVQEGQAARERLIQANLRLVVSIAKKYLGRGMSLLDLIQEGNIGLMRATEKFDYRKGYKFSTYATWWIRQAITRVIADQSRTIRLPVHVGETINRVMRASNRIQQTTGRDPTPDEIALELGIPVEKVRRVLEAARQTISLETPIGTEGDTVLADFIEDGKGVTPMDSASHHILREQIDSALEKLPERERRIIQLRYGLYDGHYRTLEEVGREFGITRERIRQIEARVLRKLRHPHYGRGLRGYLE, encoded by the coding sequence GTGAAAGAACCCCTCGACTCCTTCCTGGCCACGGCCCACGACGAGTCGCAGACCTCTCCGCGCAATCACGTTCGCGTCCATCACCCTGCCGCCGAATCGATGTCTGAAACGATCGATCACATCCTCGAACGCACTGCTGGAGAACCCTTCGACCAGACCATTGACGCTTTTCACGCCGACCGTGATCATGAAGAAGACGAAGCGCTGGATCGCGACTTCGATGCCGACGTTGAAAGCATGGGCGTCGATGATCCGGTGCGCGTGTATCTCCGTGAAATCGGGCGGGTGAATCTGCTCACCGCTCAGGAAGAGATCATGCTGGCGCAGCAGGTGGAACGTGGCGAGCAGGCGAGCGAACGATTGCAGAAAGGCGACTACGCCCCTTCAGAGCGCCTCCAGCTTCACCGGTGGGTCCAGGAAGGGCAGGCTGCGCGCGAACGCCTCATCCAGGCGAACCTGCGCCTGGTCGTTTCGATTGCAAAGAAATATCTTGGTCGTGGGATGTCGCTGCTCGACCTGATCCAGGAGGGCAATATCGGGCTGATGCGCGCAACTGAGAAGTTCGATTATCGCAAAGGGTACAAGTTTTCGACCTATGCCACCTGGTGGATCCGTCAGGCGATCACACGTGTGATTGCCGATCAGAGTCGCACCATCCGTCTGCCTGTCCATGTCGGCGAAACGATCAATCGCGTCATGCGCGCCAGCAATCGCATTCAGCAGACCACCGGGCGCGATCCGACGCCGGACGAGATCGCGCTCGAACTCGGTATTCCGGTCGAGAAGGTCCGTCGGGTGCTCGAAGCGGCGCGCCAGACGATCTCGCTCGAAACGCCGATCGGAACTGAGGGCGATACGGTGCTGGCTGACTTTATCGAAGACGGTAAAGGCGTCACTCCGATGGATAGCGCATCTCACCACATTCTGCGGGAGCAGATCGATAGCGCCCTCGAAAAATTGCCCGAACGCGAACGCCGCATTATTCAGTTGCGCTACGGTTTGTACGACGGTCACTATCGCACGCTGGAAGAAGTGGGACGCGAATTCGGCATTACGCGCGAACGCATCCGGCAGATCGAGGCGCGTGTGCTGCGCAAATTGCGCCATCCGCACTATGGGCGCGGTCTGCGTGGTTATCTGGAGTGA
- a CDS encoding response regulator transcription factor, giving the protein MRLIRRIAERAHEDNAHPRRILIADDDPSIAMLIQVTLKDPRYEIVAVKNGLEALKAFNESKFDVVILDVMMPYVDGFEACQRIRERSDVPIIILTARDGTDDIVHGFELGADDYITKPFKTAELIARVDAILRRVEGYKHRVAPPVVRVGEIEIDEPRHRVTVRGKEVNLTPMEFELLYFLAANAGHVFDRETLFREVWGYDYVGETNLVDVCVRRLREKVEAEPSRPRMILTVRGVGYKMAEA; this is encoded by the coding sequence ATGCGACTCATACGCCGAATTGCCGAACGAGCACACGAAGACAATGCCCATCCCCGGCGCATCCTGATCGCGGACGATGATCCGTCGATTGCCATGTTGATTCAGGTGACGCTGAAGGATCCGCGCTATGAGATCGTGGCAGTCAAGAATGGTCTGGAGGCGCTCAAAGCGTTCAACGAATCGAAGTTCGACGTGGTCATTCTCGACGTGATGATGCCGTATGTCGATGGGTTCGAGGCATGCCAGCGCATTCGCGAGCGTTCTGATGTGCCGATCATCATCCTGACCGCCCGCGATGGCACCGACGATATTGTGCACGGCTTCGAACTCGGCGCTGACGACTATATTACCAAACCGTTCAAAACCGCCGAGTTGATCGCGCGCGTCGATGCCATCCTGCGGCGCGTCGAGGGGTACAAGCACCGCGTTGCGCCGCCGGTCGTGCGCGTGGGAGAGATTGAAATCGATGAACCGCGCCACCGGGTTACCGTGCGTGGCAAAGAAGTCAACCTGACGCCGATGGAGTTCGAACTGCTCTACTTCCTTGCCGCCAACGCCGGGCATGTGTTCGACCGCGAAACCCTCTTCCGCGAAGTCTGGGGGTACGATTACGTCGGCGAAACGAACCTGGTCGACGTGTGTGTGCGCCGGTTGCGCGAAAAAGTGGAAGCCGAGCCGTCGCGCCCGCGCATGATCCTGACGGTGCGCGGGGTCGGGTACAAGATGGCGGAAGCGTAA
- the tkt gene encoding transketolase has product MTSTYTDLDWLAINTIRTLSIDAVQAASSGHPGMPLGAAPMAYVLWTRFLRFDPADPSWPDRDRFVLSAGHGSMLLYSLLHLTGYDLSLDELRRFRQWGSKTPGHPERHVTPGVEVSTGPLGQGFGNAVGMAIAEAFLAATYNRSGYTLFDHYTYAIVSDGDLMEGVAAEAASLAGHLKLGKLIYLYDDNRISLDGPTDLAFTEDVLLRFEAYGWHTARVDDGNDLDAIEAAIRAAQAVHDRPSLIAVRTTIGYGSPLAGTHRVHGSPLGVDGVRATKQALGWDPEATFFIPDEVRAYMRAARERGAALRADWQARFEAYAVAYPAEAQQLRQALAGTLPDGWEAQLPTFDPAGGDLATRDASGQTIQALYRAIPWMIGGSADLSESTKTPYTTTKSFQANARNERVIWFGVREHGMGAILNGMAAHGGVKPYGGTFLVFSDYMRGAIRLAALSHLPVIYVFTHDSIGLGEDGPTHQPVEHLAALRAVPNLWVIRPADANETVVAWQVALERSDGPTALILSRQKLPVFDRRASAAAGGVRRGAYVLRDADGGAPQIILMASGSEVALALAAQMALAARGVAARVVSFPSWELFALQPQEYRDTVLPPSVRARLAIEAGVSQGWERWVGDHGDCVSVETFGASAPYQVLFQQYGFTTDSIVARAMAVFERSAGC; this is encoded by the coding sequence ATGACATCAACATACACCGATCTCGACTGGCTCGCCATTAACACGATTCGCACATTGTCGATCGATGCTGTGCAGGCTGCCAGTTCCGGGCATCCGGGCATGCCGCTGGGTGCAGCGCCGATGGCGTATGTGCTCTGGACCCGTTTTCTGCGGTTCGATCCGGCTGATCCGTCCTGGCCCGACCGTGACCGTTTTGTCCTCTCCGCCGGTCATGGGTCGATGTTGCTCTACAGTCTGTTGCATCTGACCGGCTACGATCTCTCGCTCGACGAATTGCGGCGGTTCCGGCAGTGGGGATCAAAAACGCCGGGTCACCCGGAACGCCACGTGACGCCAGGCGTCGAGGTGAGTACCGGTCCGCTGGGGCAGGGTTTTGGCAATGCCGTGGGGATGGCAATCGCAGAGGCGTTCCTGGCGGCGACGTACAATCGTTCCGGCTATACTCTGTTCGATCATTACACATATGCGATTGTCAGTGATGGTGATCTGATGGAAGGCGTGGCTGCAGAAGCAGCGTCGCTGGCAGGGCATTTGAAGTTGGGGAAACTGATCTATCTCTACGACGACAATCGCATTTCGCTCGACGGTCCGACCGACCTGGCATTCACGGAAGATGTGTTGCTGCGCTTTGAGGCGTATGGATGGCATACAGCGCGTGTTGACGACGGTAACGATCTGGATGCTATCGAGGCGGCAATCCGTGCGGCGCAGGCGGTGCATGATCGCCCTTCCCTGATTGCGGTGCGCACCACAATCGGTTACGGCAGTCCGCTGGCTGGCACGCACCGGGTGCATGGCAGTCCGCTCGGCGTCGATGGGGTGCGCGCCACGAAACAAGCGCTGGGGTGGGATCCGGAGGCGACGTTCTTTATCCCCGACGAGGTTCGTGCGTATATGCGCGCAGCGCGTGAACGGGGCGCCGCGCTGCGCGCCGACTGGCAGGCGCGCTTTGAGGCGTATGCGGTTGCGTATCCTGCCGAAGCGCAGCAGTTGCGTCAGGCGCTGGCGGGGACGTTGCCGGACGGCTGGGAGGCGCAGTTGCCGACGTTCGATCCAGCAGGCGGCGATCTGGCGACCCGCGATGCGTCGGGTCAAACGATCCAGGCGCTGTACCGCGCAATTCCCTGGATGATCGGCGGTTCCGCCGATCTTTCAGAAAGCACAAAAACGCCGTACACGACAACGAAGAGTTTCCAGGCGAACGCGCGCAACGAGCGTGTGATCTGGTTCGGTGTGCGTGAGCATGGGATGGGCGCGATCCTGAACGGCATGGCGGCGCATGGGGGGGTCAAACCATACGGTGGGACGTTCCTGGTGTTTTCGGATTACATGCGCGGCGCTATCCGCCTTGCGGCGCTCTCGCACCTCCCGGTGATCTATGTGTTCACCCACGATAGCATCGGACTGGGGGAGGATGGTCCTACCCATCAACCGGTCGAGCATCTGGCGGCGTTGCGCGCCGTTCCGAATCTGTGGGTTATTCGCCCTGCCGATGCGAATGAGACCGTGGTCGCCTGGCAGGTTGCCCTGGAGCGCAGCGATGGTCCTACGGCGCTGATCCTGAGCCGGCAGAAGTTGCCGGTTTTCGACCGCCGGGCGTCGGCGGCAGCCGGGGGGGTGCGACGCGGGGCGTATGTGCTGCGCGACGCCGATGGCGGCGCACCGCAGATCATCCTGATGGCGAGCGGCTCGGAAGTGGCGCTGGCGCTGGCGGCGCAGATGGCGCTGGCGGCGCGCGGCGTGGCGGCGCGGGTGGTCAGTTTTCCGTCGTGGGAACTGTTTGCGCTGCAACCGCAGGAGTATCGAGATACTGTGTTGCCGCCGTCGGTGCGTGCGCGGCTGGCGATCGAAGCGGGTGTGTCGCAGGGATGGGAACGCTGGGTCGGTGACCACGGGGATTGCGTCAGCGTCGAAACGTTCGGCGCGTCGGCGCCGTATCAGGTATTGTTCCAGCAGTACGGTTTCACAACCGATTCCATCGTGGCGCGGGCTATGGCGGTTTTCGAGCGATCAGCCGGGTGCTGA
- the fsa gene encoding fructose-6-phosphate aldolase, translating into MQIYLDTANLDEIRTAASWGVLSGVTTNPSLMAKEKGADFKATIQEIASLVDGPISAETTALDADGMVREGREFAAWHPNVVVKVPSTTEGLKAVSRLAREGIRCNVTLCFNAIQALLAARAGAFIISPFVGRVDDVGVDGMDLIREIVQIYRQHRITTLVLAASIRHPRHIVEAALAGADIATCPFKVLEQSMRHPLTDIGIERFLADWKAWQQGK; encoded by the coding sequence GTGCAGATCTATCTTGACACAGCCAATCTGGACGAAATTCGCACTGCTGCGAGTTGGGGCGTGCTCAGCGGCGTGACCACGAATCCGTCGCTGATGGCAAAGGAGAAGGGCGCCGATTTCAAGGCGACGATTCAGGAGATCGCGAGCCTGGTGGATGGTCCCATCAGCGCTGAAACGACGGCGCTCGATGCTGATGGCATGGTGCGCGAGGGGCGCGAATTCGCCGCCTGGCACCCGAATGTCGTCGTCAAAGTGCCGAGTACGACCGAAGGTTTGAAGGCGGTGTCGCGTCTGGCGCGCGAGGGCATTCGTTGCAATGTCACGCTCTGCTTTAATGCAATTCAGGCGCTCCTGGCTGCGCGCGCCGGTGCGTTTATTATCAGCCCGTTCGTGGGGCGCGTCGATGATGTGGGTGTCGATGGCATGGACCTGATCCGCGAAATCGTGCAGATCTACCGCCAGCATCGGATTACGACGCTGGTGCTCGCGGCTTCCATCCGCCATCCGCGGCATATTGTCGAGGCGGCGCTGGCGGGCGCCGATATTGCGACCTGCCCGTTCAAGGTGCTCGAACAGAGTATGCGTCATCCGTTGACCGATATTGGTATTGAACGCTTCCTGGCAGATTGGAAAGCCTGGCAACAGGGGAAGTGA
- a CDS encoding ABC transporter ATP-binding protein: MHAIETWDLTRAFGDRVAVERLTFTAPRGAVFGFLGPNGAGKTTTVRMLAALIAPTSGSAVVAGYRLGEEDQDIRRNVGLLTESPGLYERLSARQNLIFFARLYDLDAARAEAQTERYLRMLGLWDRRDDPVGSFSKGMRQKLAIARALLHEPAIIFLDEPTAGLDPEAARTVREFIKELRAEGRTIFLTTHNLPEADELCDTIAVFRTRLLRIGAPDTLRAELFGSSTRIRVAGDATMFLDVVRALPFVRAAAASGDALTLSLDNPDEQNPILVQALIKAGAAIRYVEPREHSLEDVYLHLVREAEPIGQSHA; this comes from the coding sequence ATGCATGCCATTGAAACCTGGGACCTGACTCGCGCTTTCGGCGACCGTGTTGCGGTCGAGCGCCTGACGTTCACTGCCCCGCGCGGGGCGGTGTTCGGTTTTCTGGGACCAAACGGCGCCGGCAAGACGACAACGGTGCGCATGCTGGCAGCGCTGATCGCCCCGACATCCGGCAGCGCCGTTGTAGCCGGGTATCGCCTCGGTGAAGAAGACCAGGACATCCGCCGCAATGTCGGGCTGCTGACCGAAAGCCCGGGGTTGTACGAGCGGCTCAGCGCGCGCCAGAACCTGATCTTCTTTGCGCGGCTCTACGATCTCGATGCTGCCCGTGCCGAAGCGCAAACTGAACGATACCTGCGCATGCTTGGTCTGTGGGATCGCCGTGACGATCCGGTGGGCAGTTTCTCGAAAGGTATGCGACAGAAACTTGCCATCGCACGCGCGTTGTTGCACGAACCGGCGATTATCTTTCTCGACGAACCAACTGCCGGTCTCGATCCGGAAGCCGCCCGCACGGTGCGCGAGTTCATTAAAGAACTACGCGCCGAGGGGCGCACAATCTTTCTCACCACGCACAATCTGCCGGAAGCCGACGAGTTGTGCGATACGATCGCAGTGTTTCGCACCCGCCTGCTGCGCATTGGCGCGCCCGACACGCTCCGCGCCGAACTCTTCGGCAGCAGCACGCGCATCCGCGTTGCAGGCGACGCAACGATGTTTCTCGATGTGGTGCGTGCACTGCCGTTCGTGCGTGCCGCCGCTGCCAGTGGCGACGCGCTCACTCTTTCGCTCGACAATCCCGACGAACAGAACCCGATCCTGGTGCAGGCGCTGATCAAGGCAGGCGCTGCGATCCGGTACGTCGAACCACGTGAACACTCGCTCGAAGACGTGTACCTGCACCTGGTGCGCGAAGCAGAACCGATAGGGCAGTCACATGCGTAA
- a CDS encoding alpha/beta fold hydrolase gives MPFVTAGDLNVHYIEHGAGEPVLLLHGNWATCGWWEPTLNLLPSGYHGIAPDMRGRGKTEGPDHDYSLTALAQDTLMFADALGVDRFHLVGHSLGAGVALQLALDHGDRVRSLIAVAPPWVDGMPAEANSPERQQMLKANFDLFAMALKALAPTAPDDAFWHRLVAEGHEQRIEAALGAINALAAWAPGDTLRSIACPKLVIAGENDILVTQPVAARAAEALGAQLMVIPGVGHSPNIEAPAVFVNLLADLWRSVQAEG, from the coding sequence ATGCCTTTCGTGACGGCGGGCGACCTGAACGTTCACTACATCGAACATGGCGCCGGTGAGCCGGTGCTGCTCCTGCACGGCAACTGGGCGACGTGCGGTTGGTGGGAGCCGACGTTGAATCTGTTGCCGTCCGGGTACCACGGAATTGCCCCCGATATGCGTGGACGGGGGAAGACGGAAGGACCGGATCACGACTACAGTTTGACGGCGCTGGCTCAGGACACGCTGATGTTTGCCGATGCGTTGGGTGTGGATCGTTTCCACCTGGTGGGGCATTCGCTCGGCGCCGGAGTGGCGCTGCAACTGGCGCTCGACCATGGGGATCGGGTGCGGTCGCTGATCGCGGTTGCGCCGCCGTGGGTCGATGGCATGCCGGCGGAAGCCAATTCGCCGGAACGTCAACAGATGCTGAAGGCGAACTTCGACCTGTTTGCGATGGCGCTGAAGGCGCTCGCGCCAACCGCTCCCGACGATGCGTTCTGGCACCGGTTGGTTGCCGAAGGGCACGAGCAGCGGATCGAGGCGGCGCTTGGCGCGATCAACGCACTGGCGGCGTGGGCGCCGGGCGACACACTGCGTTCCATTGCGTGCCCGAAGCTGGTCATCGCAGGCGAGAACGATATTCTGGTGACGCAACCGGTGGCGGCGCGCGCTGCCGAGGCGCTCGGCGCGCAGTTGATGGTCATTCCGGGCGTCGGGCATTCGCCGAATATCGAGGCGCCGGCGGTGTTCGTCAATCTGCTGGCGGATCTGTGGCGCAGCGTGCAGGCGGAAGGGTAA
- a CDS encoding class I adenylate-forming enzyme family protein: protein MHIGGLLSRHARYRSNHTAVIVGDARLTYREFNARVNKVAHALLGLGLTKGDKIATVLPNCMELLEVYWAAAKTGLVVVPMSTLLRGQGLATLLRDSDTAAVVTDSAHAPVIDAIRSDLLIDPARFLITDAPDRPGYRNYHALVVPMSEDDPTGIELCSDDPYNIMYSSGTTGLPKGIVLTHGVRAGYGTIFASSYRITPESVILHAGALVFNGAFLTFMPAFYLGATYILMPAFNTRQLIEIAIREKVTHIKMVPSQIVALLNEPDFDERHVPSIEMLGSVGAPLHMEHKLELERRFPNRLYELYGLTEGFMTILDKYHRGEKLGSVGVPPPFMEIKIIDDQGRELPPGEVGEICGRGPLMMTGYYKRPDLTAQAVVNGWLHSGDMGYVDADGFLYLVDRKKDMIISGGINVFPRDIEEIIVQHPAVREAAVFGVPSEKWGETPLAAVILKSPGLVSAEELREWINARVEAGYQKVSQVVIMDDFPRSAAGKTLKRVMRDEYWKGMERKI, encoded by the coding sequence ATGCACATCGGTGGATTGCTTTCACGTCATGCGCGCTACCGCTCGAATCACACCGCTGTGATCGTCGGCGATGCGCGGCTCACGTATCGGGAATTCAACGCACGAGTCAACAAAGTCGCACACGCGCTGCTGGGGCTGGGTTTGACCAAAGGCGACAAGATTGCAACTGTGCTGCCGAACTGCATGGAGTTGCTCGAAGTCTACTGGGCGGCAGCGAAGACAGGACTGGTGGTGGTTCCGATGAGCACGCTGCTGCGTGGACAGGGGCTGGCGACCCTGCTGCGCGACTCGGACACTGCGGCGGTGGTGACCGATTCAGCGCACGCGCCGGTGATCGATGCCATTCGCAGCGACCTTCTCATCGACCCGGCACGGTTTTTGATTACCGACGCCCCGGATCGTCCGGGGTATCGCAATTATCACGCGCTGGTTGTGCCGATGTCGGAAGATGATCCGACGGGGATCGAACTGTGCAGCGATGACCCGTACAACATCATGTACAGCAGCGGCACGACCGGTTTGCCGAAGGGGATCGTTCTCACACACGGCGTGCGCGCCGGATACGGAACGATCTTTGCGTCGTCGTACCGCATCACGCCAGAAAGCGTCATTCTGCACGCAGGCGCTCTCGTTTTCAACGGCGCATTTCTGACCTTTATGCCGGCGTTCTATCTGGGCGCCACCTATATTCTGATGCCAGCATTCAATACGCGACAGTTGATCGAGATCGCAATCCGTGAGAAGGTGACGCACATTAAGATGGTTCCGTCGCAGATTGTCGCTCTGCTCAACGAACCCGACTTCGACGAACGCCATGTGCCATCGATCGAGATGCTCGGCTCAGTTGGGGCGCCGTTGCATATGGAACACAAACTTGAGCTGGAACGGCGCTTCCCCAACCGGCTCTACGAATTGTACGGGTTGACCGAAGGGTTCATGACCATTCTCGACAAGTATCACCGTGGCGAAAAACTGGGGTCGGTCGGAGTTCCGCCTCCCTTTATGGAGATCAAAATCATCGACGATCAGGGGCGCGAACTGCCGCCCGGCGAAGTCGGCGAAATCTGCGGTCGGGGTCCGTTGATGATGACCGGCTACTACAAACGCCCCGATCTGACGGCGCAGGCGGTGGTCAACGGCTGGTTGCACAGCGGCGACATGGGGTATGTCGATGCGGATGGGTTCCTCTATCTGGTTGATCGGAAGAAAGACATGATCATTTCCGGCGGGATCAACGTCTTTCCGCGTGACATCGAAGAGATCATCGTTCAGCATCCTGCTGTGCGCGAAGCGGCGGTTTTCGGCGTGCCGAGCGAGAAATGGGGCGAAACGCCGCTGGCGGCGGTCATTCTCAAGTCGCCTGGTCTGGTATCGGCGGAAGAGTTGCGCGAATGGATCAACGCGCGTGTCGAAGCCGGGTATCAGAAGGTGTCGCAGGTGGTGATCATGGACGACTTCCCGCGCAGTGCAGCGGGAAAAACGCTCAAGCGGGTCATGCGCGATGAGTACTGGAAGGGGATGGAGCGCAAGATTTAA